In Cervus elaphus chromosome 7, mCerEla1.1, whole genome shotgun sequence, the following proteins share a genomic window:
- the LOC122697488 gene encoding histone H1.4-like, translating into MSETVPAAPPAASPAEKTPVKKKARKSTGAAKRKASGPSVSELITKAVAASKERNGLSLAALKKALAAAGYDVEKNNSRIKLGLKSLVSKGTLLQTKGTGASGSFKLNKKAATGEAKPKAKKAGAAKPKKVTGAAKKSKKVMGVGTPKKTAKKTLKVKPTTGAKKVAKSPKKVKTAKPKAVKSPVKAKVHKPKVAKPKAVKPKKAIPKK; encoded by the coding sequence ATGTCTGAAACTGTACCTGCCGCGCCTCCTGCTGCTTCTCCTGCGGAGAAAACACCCGTGAAGAAAAAGGCCCGCAAGTCCACCGGTGCCGCGAAGCGCAAGGCGTCCGGGCCCTCGGTGTCCGAGCTCATCACCAAGGCTGTCGCCGCCTCCAAGGAGCGCAACGGCCTATCTCTGGCTGCGCTCAAGAAGGCACTGGCTGCCGCCGGCTACGATGTGGAAAAAAACAACAGCCGCATCAAGCTGGGTCTCAAGAGCCTGGTGAGTAAGGGCACCCTGCTGCAGACCAAGGGCACCGGGGCTTCCGGCTCTTTCAAGCTTAACAAGAAGGCGGCCACCGGGGAGGCCAAGCCCAAGGCGAAGAAGGCGGGCGCGGCCAAGCCCAAGAAGGTTACCGGGGCGGCTAAGAAGTCCAAGAAAGTCATGGGTGTGGGCACCCCGAAAAAAACCGCTAAGAAGACCTTGAAGGTGAAGCCTACTACTGGGGCCAAGAAAGTGGCCAAAAGCCCGAAAAAGGTGAAGACAGCCAAGCCCAAGGCGGTCAAGAGCCCAGTCAAGGCTAAAGTTCATAAGCCCAAGGTAGCCAAGCCTAAGGCGGTCAAGCCAAAAAAGGCGATCCCCAAGAAGTAG
- the LOC122697489 gene encoding histone H4-like, with protein MIQSLQAPCLAAIAVTKRQISEGRELNVVTAPALAVFKQVRSVTINTLKGALNIVRSCSICGSKMSGRGKGGKGLGKGGAKRHRKVLRDNIQGITKPAIRRLARRGGVKRISGLIYEETRGVLKVFLENVIRDAVTYTEHAKRKTVTAMDVVYALKRQGRTLYGFGG; from the coding sequence ATGATCCAGTCGTTGCAGGCGCCTTGCCTAGCTGCTATAGCCGTGACCAAGCGACAAATAAGCGAAGGGCGGGAACTGAATGTGGTTACCGCCCCTGCTCTTGCAGTTTTCAAACAGGTCCGTTCGGTTACTATAAATACTCTAAAAGGCGCCCTTAATATTGTTCGCAGTTGTTCAATTTGCGGCTCCAAGATGTCTGGACGTGGTAAAGGAGGAAAGGGTCTCGGAAAAGGGGGTGCTAAGCGCCATCGTAAAGTTCTCCGGGATAATATCCAGGGCATTACTAAGCCCGCCATTCGTCGCCTGGCACGCCGTGGTGGTGTTAAGCGGATCTCTGGGCTTATCTATGAGGAGACCCGCGGGGTGCTGAAGGTGTTCCTGGAGAACGTGATCCGGGACGCGGTCACCTACACTGAGCACGCCAAACGCAAGACTGTTACCGCCATGGACGTGGTCTACGCGCTCAAGCGCCAGGGCCGCACCCTGTATGGCTTCGGCGGATAA
- the LOC122697491 gene encoding histone H2B type 1-C/E/F/G/I, producing the protein MPEPAKSAPAPKKGSKKAVTKAQKKDGKKRKRSRKESYSVYVYKVLKQVHPDTGISSKAMGIMNSFVNDIFERIAGEASRLAHYNKRSTITSREIQTAVRLLLPGELAKHAVSEGTKAVTKYTSSK; encoded by the coding sequence ATGCCGGAACCAGCCAAATCCGCACCGGCCCCTAAGAAGGGCTCGAAAAAGGCGGTGACCAAGGCTCAGAAAAAAGACGGCAAGAAGCGCAAACGCAGCCGCAAGGAGAGCTACTCCGTGTACGTGTACAAGGTGCTGAAGCAGGTTCACCCGGACACCGGCATCTCGTCCAAGGCCATGGGCATCATGAACTCCTTCGTCAACGACATCTTCGAGCGCATCGCGGGCGAGGCGTCGCGTCTGGCGCATTACAACAAGCGCTCGACCATCACATCCAGGGAGATCCAGACGGCCGTGCGCCTGCTGCTGCCCGGGGAGCTGGCCAAACACGCGGTGTCCGAGGGCACCAAGGCCGTCACCAAGTACACCAGCTCCAAGTAG
- the LOC122697493 gene encoding histone H3.1, giving the protein MARTKQTARKSTGGKAPRKQLATKAARKSAPATGGVKKPHRYRPGTVALREIRRYQKSTELLIRKLPFQRLVREIAQDFKTDLRFQSSAVMALQEACEAYLVGLFEDTNLCAIHAKRVTIMPKDIQLARRIRGERA; this is encoded by the coding sequence ATGGCTCGTACTAAGCAGACGGCTCGCAAGTCCACCGGCGGCAAGGCACCGCGCAAGCAGCTGGCCACCAAGGCGGCCCGCAAGAGCGCGCCGGCCACCGGCGGCGTGAAGAAGCCGCACCGTTATCGCCCCGGCACGGTGGCTCTGCGCGAGATTCGCCGCTACCAGAAGTCCACCGAGCTGCTGATCCGCAAGCTGCCGTTCCAGCGGCTGGTGCGCGAGATCGCGCAGGACTTCAAGACCGACCTGCGCTTCCAGAGCTCGGCCGTGATGGCGCTGCAGGAGGCGTGCGAGGCCTACCTGGTGGGGCTCTTCGAGGATACCAACCTGTGCGCCATCCACGCCAAGCGCGTCACCATCATGCCCAAGGACATTCAGCTTGCCCGCCGCATCCGCGGGGAGAGGGCCTAG